The following are encoded together in the Acetonema longum DSM 6540 genome:
- a CDS encoding sigma-54 interaction domain-containing protein, translating into MDNQLAGYDWCLDLVLNQVDQGIHIVDCEGLTIFYNQTAAEVEGLQPSDVIGKHVLQVYPSLTLETSSIMKVLASGKPILNQQQTIVGRNGRIITIHYSTIPLYRDGKLVGACDMSRDITKIKELSEQVMDLQVELLGTKNANREKSKAKEAQFAQYTFNDIMGSHEAIVRLKVMGQKVAASSSPVLVTGETGAGKELVVQAIHNASNRRNGPFIAQNCAAFPATLLESILFGTVKGSFTGAENRPGLFELADGGTLFLDEINSMPMELQGKLLRVLQDGNLRRVGDTHVREVDTRIITCTNVDPEEAVRNKELRIDLYYRLNVVSLRIAPLRERKSDIPCLVDHFIHMYNARLGCQVDGISEEVGAIFDTYTWPGNVRELQHAIEHAMNIAAGPLIAVEHLPEHLRQYAGNPHGGASGLDAGKSLPAILKQVERATLIQALERSGGNISRTALYLGIPRQTIQYKLKVHGLMDRVRSSDSVYGKERTH; encoded by the coding sequence GTGGACAATCAGCTTGCGGGGTACGACTGGTGTCTTGATTTGGTGCTCAATCAGGTGGACCAGGGAATCCATATCGTGGATTGCGAAGGTCTAACGATTTTTTACAACCAGACGGCGGCCGAAGTCGAAGGCTTGCAGCCGTCTGATGTGATCGGCAAACACGTGCTGCAGGTCTACCCTTCTCTTACTCTGGAAACCAGCAGTATCATGAAGGTTTTGGCCAGCGGCAAGCCGATACTGAATCAACAGCAAACTATCGTAGGCAGAAACGGCAGAATCATTACCATTCATTATTCCACTATACCCCTTTACCGGGACGGCAAACTGGTTGGCGCCTGTGATATGTCGCGGGATATTACCAAAATTAAAGAGCTGTCGGAACAAGTCATGGATCTGCAGGTGGAATTGCTGGGAACGAAAAATGCCAACCGGGAAAAATCCAAAGCAAAAGAAGCTCAATTTGCACAGTATACCTTTAATGATATTATGGGCAGTCATGAAGCCATCGTTAGGCTAAAGGTAATGGGGCAAAAGGTCGCGGCCAGTTCTTCGCCGGTTCTGGTGACCGGAGAAACGGGAGCAGGCAAGGAATTGGTGGTCCAGGCCATTCACAACGCCTCTAACCGCAGGAACGGACCTTTTATTGCCCAGAACTGCGCCGCTTTTCCCGCAACTTTGTTGGAAAGTATTTTGTTTGGCACGGTGAAAGGCAGCTTTACCGGCGCGGAAAATCGCCCCGGCCTGTTTGAATTGGCTGATGGCGGAACGTTGTTCCTGGATGAAATCAATTCTATGCCCATGGAGCTGCAGGGAAAATTGCTGCGGGTCCTCCAGGACGGCAATCTGCGCCGGGTGGGTGATACCCATGTAAGAGAAGTGGACACCCGGATCATCACCTGTACTAATGTGGATCCTGAAGAGGCGGTGCGCAATAAGGAACTGCGGATTGATCTGTACTACCGTCTCAATGTGGTTTCCCTGCGAATAGCGCCGCTGCGGGAGCGCAAAAGCGATATACCCTGTCTGGTGGATCATTTTATCCATATGTATAATGCCAGGCTTGGCTGTCAGGTGGACGGCATCAGTGAAGAAGTCGGCGCGATTTTTGATACATATACCTGGCCGGGGAATGTCAGGGAATTACAGCATGCCATCGAGCATGCCATGAATATTGCGGCTGGGCCGCTGATTGCCGTGGAACATTTGCCGGAGCACTTGCGTCAATATGCCGGGAATCCCCACGGCGGAGCGTCCGGACTGGATGCCGGCAAAAGTCTGCCGGCTATCCTGAAACAGGTGGAAAGAGCCACCCTGATCCAGGCGCTGGAGCGGTCTGGAGGAAACATTTCCCGCACGGCACTGTATTTAGGCATTCCCCGCCAGACGATTCAATATAAGCTAAAGGTCCACGGATTGATGGACCGGGTCAGAAGCAGTGATTCCGTTTATGGGAAGGAGCGGACACATTGA